aacaaaagactccaagatctagatcccaagagttcccctcacttagagaagaaatggattggtggaagtgtagatctagatctcctctcttagatccctcaagaattagcaagaactatgggaggaatcaaaggggagagcaagttcttccaagagcaacaatggaggtgaagaaaggggaagaacaacttgctcaaggtggaagaaagggctatttatagctagggagcAAATATAACTGTTGGGGGAAAAACCAGAGAAAGAGACAAGAAAAAGCAGGCGAGAAAAGTCGGCACCGGCCCGGGCACTGGCTGACCGGATACGTGGCCGCGGCCGGTCTGGGATCCGGCCCAGCGGACCAGCAGCCGGGCGGAGCAGCCCGCGCAGCAGGCAACGGATAGGCGAGGAGCGCGCGCGGGCGTGTGGGCCACGCGGGGCGGAGGCGGCCCAGAGGCGCCGGTCGGAGCCGGAGGAGGCGCCGGCAGGCCGGAGCCGACCGGGCCCAAGGCCGTCCACGAGCCGACGGAGCGGCAGGCCGAGGCGGCCCGGTGCGGGATCCGGTCAGGCCGGGGAGGTGGCCGGGCCAGGCCGGTGGCCGGCCGGTCGATCGGGTGGGCCGGCGTGAGGGCCGacaggccgggcggcaaccggggccttcccccttttttcttttctttttctttttcttcttttaccttttctttaataactattgctccggaactccgattgacatgaaacaaattccgttggaaagataataacaaatgccatccaatagaaagtgcaaactcaagaaattgtaggaggggattttatcatgaatataaaagggtagaaccttatatcatgaataaccggtaaaatcacccaacctcgaaaacgcaatagaagatgcatgcgaactccgttttcgatgaacttgggcttgttgtaaagctagcaacaagctcaagaacctcacatagataaacaccaagaagcaataaggatatgcaaagtatgcaaggggttgagctccctaagacgatgtgatcaagttactcaaccgaaagcccctcttaatagtgcggctatctatcctataatccggtctcccaacatccaccttgagaccggtaaaaggaaaacctagcaaggtcatacctttgccttgcgcatcccgcttgatcttgatggtaACTCTTCaaacttcactcaagccggaatgcctctcttgaccaatgttgcttcgtgaagactcacaaatgctcccccatacattatgatgggaaagctccattgatgcacatcatcacaaatccattatcatcaaatggacggcaagcttcaggtatgtgattcacttgagacgctcatcttgaacttgcccaactcaaccttgtatcttcacatactcacataagatagagcatggctaatattgagtcccacataagaactccatcttcatttgttcttattgatcatatcacatatatatatcttcataccgatgatcttgatgccaatacacaagatatacctttatcttcatggcatccatacttgaatccaacacatggagagcaagtagtacctatggaatattccttcatataaactcaatgagaacattagtccataggggttgtcattaattaccaaaaccacacacaggggcaatgtacccttacaatctcccccattttggtaattgatgacaaccacaataagagggtttatataatgaatattagtgacaagtacgcaacttatccgagaataagttgtatacaagaggttgtatttgatatggtcaagtaacacaaagctactagcccatatcaaaaccggctctactcacacaactacaacaaatgcaatggatgtgagtagaaccaatatatatagagaaaactcccccacaatgtatgcacgtgtgatgaacatgaattcatttcatacattgtcaagattaacctttgggatagtttccactatatatatacaaccatgcaagacatatgaatatggaatgcatgagaggcaaaacacctaagcacaaaccaaacttaagtataaaaccattcccttaaaccctctacacttctcccccattggcatcgattgtcaaaatggttgaaaaatttagaaggccaatataatgtgagttcctccccaaagtgtgcacttctcataatttgagtggaatcaagtgcacatatccaatgatgaatactggaaggaagtcaaactatattgaggatcaaagattgtataaagataacatggtgaagtgagcttcaacaaataaagcaagcaatcaaggatccaattggacaaacaaagatatcatgataagagagatatagtgctctaaaactaagaaagctccccaaggttcgtgcacaaattataatgtttgcatttgaatacaatatgcacaaacatggaatcctcactccctatatatcatttagaacgcaactaagataaagagagtatgcttatcaagaacaactttagtccaacaattacgagatatgagtgcatgaatataataaataaaccaagcactcataaattttctttaccaacccactaaaacaaaaaaagggtaaaagatggtcggcaaagaacaaggatatcaaggtgatggattaactctcttatgtatatgagtttctaaagtggacaaagtgatccataaagaaacatgcacacacaagaggttaacaaaatagataagacaagatatccaagatgaagtcataacatataccaaaggatgtttgcttaagaagcatatatagcctatggctccaattttcacttatggtatatgaatgaacttcaaccaagttaaacctcaaaaacatcacaactaacaataagggaaataTAGCTAGTTggggtgttttgagaaaggcaacaagtatcataaatatggatttatttcgcaatttcatcaatattgcacataagagctctttgaggaattgatatgcaataaattgctagagggcatatttgtgataggtgaatcataaaatatgatatatatatatatataacctatcatatgcatcttctcaaattactcaaatgttcaataagaagttttacttttaaaaggatttttcaagaaccgcaatattttcgaaataaataatttcatgccaagatacaacctacaagaggttggatgctatatgagagtgcatgaataagatacttgttaccgagatagcaatggcttgatgttgtagataagagttcatcgatcatcctagcttgactccaattctcatatggtgacaacaccttccttatagatgagacaagcctccatggcatctccaatgtacctaaaacatcattcaagtacatcttggtccccaaacttattgggtccaacatggttagactaaccacaatatataggacacactccatataaacatgtgcatatttggatgaaatttgaatttcatgcacatcttagccatttaggatttgatggagtatatcctacataatggatcgaaagaaagcaagcatgctacaagtataaacaaattacatataagcatgcacaaaaaattttaaagatccaagaaagatatactttggacaaaacaccaaaagaattaaataaggcatagaggtgtcacaaaacaaatttgttgtccaaattatatctaagaagcaaatcacaaaagatttgttcaacaaagttcaacaagtgaactaagaagaaaccattgagcatagaggatgaaataaagcaaacatgctcaaagatttatctcattcaagctaataaaatatgtaagaaggaatgagatagcaaactccccaaaagagcaaggttcgaacaaataaaccaaaccctcacttttcacaatggcacaatgtaccgtaaagaaaagctatgtattccaaaacaaacacttgatatgaatcaagatgatttatcaaaagatttttcaaagggacaaggaagacatatgggagcaataaagatttcttggagataaaataaggaagtaagaaacaatccaaggtgaagatgatccaaaaattcaaccacatacaaggttatcaattgtcaaagacaatgagtatattggaaataatttccggtggtgaattgacaaagatagtaaggatcaacttcacaataaaaggcataggataagtatatagaattatgcactatgcacggatgaagattcttgataacttcaactagtcacacaatcacgcaatgattagaataacttgaagcaaacggtgtcccaaataagatatagagatatgtatttgaggaaaaaccgcaccaagaatttcatattcaaacaagagccctcaagatgagtaataaaatatttttattaggaatggagcttgtttgagcaaacatgccacctaggagcaaggtaattaagagcatcaaatctaagtggcataacctcatatgttcacattttctaggtttgtgatatgtacaaaacatattactcccccataatgtgataagtcatttcttcccaaacaagaggcaactaaaattcaactagagatgattaatggatattttagaatttgaatttctcatgagtatgacacaccacatagtgactagataatcttgcaatatcaatactaagtggtggtatccatgtacacattttaaagaaagagggatgcgcaaagcatatcactcccccaaaatgggatgttccattaatcacttcaaagagagccaaataagatatcatcaagatgcattaggctcaaaacaatacacacgtatatgatgagtcaaacaaacatacttgaatacacaagataggcaagtaagacacaacacatacatacacatatttggtacaaaaaccaaacatgcaaaggggcaagtaacttacaataaacatgaagagttgaaatataagttaccgcaaagaggaacattggatataagatatagatgataatccatacgacttggcttggtaaaaatataatatatgaagatcccttaattcttcatgaagtagccaagtctccaatgccctccacttgtacctattgatcaagtttgagattgttggtccccaaccaagttgggtcctaagaggttagtcacaataggcttgggaacccaaatggttcttttcttgaaaccactttgagttccaacaaacttggcaaacacattgccatccttatccttccctagagaataatcatcatcaacaattatagggttagataaggtaccacctaagcaagaagaagcaaagtgccccttctcacgagataagtagcaagtgttcccctttctcttctttattgatttcttctcttggggaacaatatcttgattcttcttgggaagtggcctatcttcaacttgaggtcgagcatgggcttgaccttgaccttgtggccgtttcccttgttgtttctcactcaagtgcttcttcttcttcaatgggcatgatctaacatgatgcccttcaaccttgcacttgaagcaaaccaacttggccggatccttgactttgtcttggcccttcttcttgttgttcttgctcttggacttgttcttgttattggagttgaatccaagtccactcttgtcattgggggattgttgcacacttagcatcttgtcaagtctggatttcccttcatgacgcttttccaagtctttcttcaaagaaagaacttgggcctcgagctcttttatttcctctacatggttagtagaaatacatgtactagaggaagtagaagcttcattgttagagcaacaaggcaaggcaagtaatccaacacaaggtgtatcactagtttgactagatggattacaaggactagcacatggcaatatagcatttgtagtagagattgtgctaatgtccacatgaggctcacaagatgttaccttaatgatactagcctcatgagctaactttagcccatcataggaaattagaaggtcatcatgagagcccgagagctttttatgactttcttccaattccctataattgctagttagcaactcaagttgagcccttaactcaacattctcctttaagatagatgcttcacaagaggtagagttagtagcacaagcatcaacaacatttttctcattttcatgcatataggattcaattttttgtgtaagcataaaattagtatgcttctcatcttttagctcatgcttgaggagagtgaatctcatttccccattttcaacatgggactccaactccactatggtttccctatatttactcaaggtatccatagagtgttcgagattagcacgagcttctttattaccatgaagagaagcatataccattgccatattatgcaccaagatattatattcttcatcattatcatcatcatcactctcatcattagagaaagtgttaggagtcaaagtaggagatacctttgatccatttgccataaggcacatgtgcataccggaggatgaagatgaagagattcttgaatcctcatttgaaaacatgtcttgatccatagagtgttcgatttcctctacattgttagtcaacaaacaactagaggaaatagaagcattttgattatgggagcaagacaagacaagcatatcatcatgggatttatgtacgcaatttacacatgatatgcaaggactatcaacataaGCATGTAgaatattttcaatgctagatgtgtttaagtccaaagaggaagcattgcaatgggatagagatgaagaatcatcactattgagcacaatatcaacattgcaattttcctcaccactcaccatatcattacctcgtgtcttgctacatgttggtgaagtggaagaagatgataactcatcacgaccggaggtggaagcaacttggagctcttcatgatgtgaaggagaagagagctcctcggagtcaccaccgaccaaatgagaagtggatccaccaaacatttctttaagcttgatccacatctcatgagacgactttcgctttatatatatcaagaacctaggaaaatcgggtctcaaagagaataaaagctcattagatactagagcttcaagatgtaagtttttctcatcctctaaagatagattttgaggatccatcggaggagaaaaacctacatctagaaattggtcaatgtttggacacaaggtccgaagattgcaaagcaagcaatttcgccacaaaagataatttgtgccaacaaagataattgtgtcattgtgcactaaattactagccgacatctttactctcaaggcggtgaagccttaaacaaggagagaccttgctctgataccaattgaaagatcgagatgtcgcctagagggggggggggggtgaataggcaattacaaactcttgcggatttgtcttgtaagaatgcggaattaaactaatgtttagtttacaagcacaaaccctaaatatgctaagctcaactaagtgtaacaatggcaactagagctaagcaagataggcacaagatatatgtagcacaagtgatagcaagatatatgtacttcaagcacgatggctatcacaaggaaagagagctcgggtatagaaataaccgaggcacgcggagacgaggatgtattcccgtgttcccttgctttgcaacaaggtacgtcacgtttggaggagtggaggtcccacgaaggattccccgcgccacgaaggctcaccctattctccgaaccacacccacgaaggataatggccctttccttatggttagcttttcctccgctccggagatggcaagctccacaaccacttcacaagctccacgaaggagaagcccgggcctcttcacaatcttcttgaagagatcaccggagcaccaaccgccaagccaactaggaggtttccctccaagagtaacatgctcacggtctctcactcgagctaatcgtggtggagagctcaacactatgcaatgatgcaaagcaagaacactagaggtgttcaaatccttcactctcaaatcccacccaaacaacaaatgctaggatgagattggagaggaagaacaatggggaaagtcaacaaaagactccaagatctagatcccaagagttcccctcacttagagaagaaatggattggtggaagtgtagatctagatctcctctcttagatccctcaagaattagcaagaactatgggaggaatcaaaggggagagcaagttcttccaagagcaacaatggaggtgaagaaaggggaagaacaacttgctcaaggtggaagaaagggctatttatagctagggagcAAATATAACTGTTGGGGGAAAAACCAGAGAAAGAGAcaagaaaaacgggcagaaaagtCGGCCCAGCCGGCCTGGCAGCTGGCTGACCGGATCTGtggccggactggccggtctggGATCCGGCCCAGCCGGACCAGCAGCCGGGCGGGAGCAGCCCGCGCAGCAGGCAACGGATAGGCGAGGAGCGCGCGCGGGCGCGTGGGCCACGCGGGGCGGAGGCGGCCCAGCTGGGCGCCCGGTCGGGCTGGAGGAGGCGCCGGGCAGGCCGGAGCCGGACCGGGCCCAAGGCCGGTCACAGGCCGACGGGGGAGCGGCAGGCCGAGGCGGCCCGGTGCGGGATCCGGTCAGGCCGGGGAGGTGGCCGGGCCAGGCCGGTggccggccggtcgaccgggtgggcaGCGTGAGGCCGGCAGGCCGAGGCGGCAACCGGGGCCttcccccttttttcttttctttttctttttcttcttttaccttttctttaataactattgctccggaactccgattgacatgaaacaaattccgttggaaagataataacaaatgccatccaatagaaagtgcaaactcaagaaattgtaggaggggattttatcatgaatataaaagggtagaaccttatatcatgaataaccggtaaaatcacccaacctcgaaaacgcaatagaagatgcatgcgaactccgttttcgatgaacttgggcttgttgtaaagctagcaacaagctcaagaacctcacatagagaaacaccaagaagcaataaggatatgcaaagtatgcaaggggttgagctccctaagacgatgtgatcaagttactcaaccgaaagcccctcttaatagtgcggctatctatcctataatccggtctcccaacatccaccttgagactggtaaaaggaaaacctagcaaggtcatacctttgccttgcgcataccgcttgatcttgatggtaACTCTTCaaacttcactcaagccggaatgcctctcttgaccaatgttgcttcgtgaagactcacaaatgctcccccatacattatgatgggaaagctccattgatgcacatcttcacaaatccattatcatcaaatggacggcaagctttagatatgtgattcacttgagacgctcatcttgaacttgcccaactcaaccttgtatcttcacatactcacataagatagagcatggctaatattgagtcccacataagaactccatcttcatttcttcttattgatcatatcacatatatatatcttcataccgatgatcttgatgccaatacacaagatatacctttatcttcatggcatccatacttgaatccaacacatggagagcaagtagtacctatggaatattccttcatataaactcaatgagaacattagtccataggggttgtcattaattaccaaaaccacacataggggcaatgtacccttacaaattCCCATTATCATCAATGAGCTTCTTAATCCTATTTTTCTTTCTCCTTGTAGAAGCAGCGTTATGAAAATAACTTGTATTACGATCGCCATATTTCAGCCAATCAACTCTACTCCTTTGAGCCCAGTGTATCTCCTCCAGTTCAAGAAGTGTTTCAATTTCATCCGCTAACTCCTTCTGGCGAGCTAGATTCTCTGGGGACATCGACTGACGCACTACATTTTCAAGCTCACGTTGTGTTTTCCTCAGAGTATTTTTGTTTCTTTTCAAGACAGACCTGTCCCATCTATGGAGTTGATCATGCACTTTCGCCAGCTTTCCCGCCAATGGTATATCCATATCCAGCGGGTCACTTAAGTTCCAAGCTCCTTGCACAATATCCATAAAATGCTTCTCCTTTAACCACCTCGCTTCAAAGCGCAACACAGGCGGCCGTCGATTTTCATCCACCACGGGTTCTTCAAAACACATCAAAATCGGTCTATGATCCGATCTATAATAGTCTAGGTGGTGGAGACAAGCATCAGGAAATTTATCACTCCATGCCTCATTTGCCAGAGCCCTGTCCAGCCTCTCTCTTATATTGCCACGCTGCCAGGTGAATTTATCTCCAATATATCCCATATCTGTCAGATTACAATCATCAATCGCATCCCTGAAAGCTTGCATACAATTAACCGGTCTAGTCCTCCCTCCCTCTTTTTCAAACTGATAAAGAATATCATTCAGGTCCCCCATCACTAACCATGGCATATCAGAAATCAGGCTTAAATCTCTCAACCTCTGCCACGTTAGATGTTTATTTTCCCACCTCGGCTCACCATACATACCAGTAAACCGCCATATGTTATCTTGTCCAGCCCCAATAAACACATCTATGAAGTTCTCAGTTTTGTTCCTAACTGACAGCACAACCTCTTTCTTCCAAAAAATGATCAGACCACCA
This Lolium perenne isolate Kyuss_39 chromosome 1, Kyuss_2.0, whole genome shotgun sequence DNA region includes the following protein-coding sequences:
- the LOC139831423 gene encoding uncharacterized protein; this translates as MNDKDAWRGDVDMAIAMSIRDSGKPLVNLTDDAEMLRRQLRMDFKEVVVSDGRSGGLIIFWKKEVVLSVRNKTENFIDVFIGAGQDNIWRFTVMGDLNDILYQFEKEGGRTRPVNCMQAFRDAIDDCNLTDMGYIGDKFTWQRGNIRERLDRALANEAWSDKFPDACLHHLDYYRSDHRPILMCFEEPVVDENRRPPVLRFEARWLKEKHFMDIVQGAWNLSDPLDMDIPLAGKLAKVHDQLHRWDRSVLKRNKNTLRKTQRELENVVRQSMSPENLARQKELADEIETLLELEEIHWAQRSRVDWLKYGDRNTSYFHNAASTRRKKNRIKKLIDDNGNL